In a single window of the Pelagibacterium sp. 26DY04 genome:
- a CDS encoding metallophosphoesterase, whose translation MGETTFIHITDLHIGNPAVPDDHLFSDTSATLARVLEMIGTMDQTPRFIIASGDLTNRGDVESYYQLKAIMAATDLPVIYALGNHDTREGFYRGMLEQSTDLDAPYDHDQVIAGVHIITLDTTTPGQIGGSLTPEQFDWLAGKLDAHPELPKLIVAHHAPALGDTPPWDHWRTIDFDQSQKLAQLLKDRNILGILSGHIHHDRFSVWHGIPVIVGMGQHAATDILTLDVLRMVDGGSFGIGTIRSSGLTMALVPLPQTRTELNRYDLSALRAKQEAALAEAAK comes from the coding sequence ATGGGCGAAACCACTTTCATCCACATCACCGATCTCCATATCGGCAACCCTGCCGTCCCCGACGACCATCTGTTCTCCGATACCTCGGCAACGCTGGCCCGCGTGCTCGAGATGATCGGCACCATGGACCAGACGCCTCGGTTCATCATCGCCAGCGGCGATCTCACCAATCGCGGCGATGTCGAGAGCTACTATCAACTCAAGGCGATCATGGCGGCCACCGATCTTCCCGTCATCTACGCGCTCGGCAATCACGACACCCGCGAGGGTTTCTATCGCGGCATGCTCGAGCAGAGCACCGATCTCGACGCGCCCTACGACCATGACCAGGTCATCGCTGGCGTCCATATCATCACGCTCGATACCACCACGCCCGGCCAGATCGGCGGCAGCCTCACCCCCGAACAATTCGATTGGCTGGCCGGAAAGCTCGACGCCCATCCCGAGCTCCCAAAGCTGATCGTAGCCCACCACGCGCCCGCGCTTGGCGATACCCCGCCCTGGGACCATTGGCGCACCATCGATTTCGACCAGTCCCAGAAGCTGGCGCAGCTTTTGAAAGACCGCAACATCCTGGGCATTCTCTCCGGCCACATCCACCACGACCGCTTCTCGGTCTGGCATGGCATTCCGGTGATCGTGGGCATGGGCCAGCATGCGGCCACCGACATCCTCACCCTCGATGTGCTGCGCATGGTCGATGGCGGCTCGTTCGGCATCGGCACGATCCGGTCGTCCGGCCTCACCATGGCGCTTGTGCCCCTGCCCCAGACCCGCACCGAACTCAACCGTTACGACCTCTCCGCCCTGCGCGCCAAGCAGGAAGCGGCTTTGGCCGAAGCGGCAAAATAA
- a CDS encoding TetR/AcrR family transcriptional regulator yields MTKSTTPERLRTACEELLRAASRPEEVTVRGIAERAGTNIGAINYHFGNVDHLIVTVAERVYRRLNAERLTLLHAAQQRAHPGPAAVEDLIEALIGPSIRWSLDRDSSYGVLRHMTTLAQSSGHPEVFKPMIEDIDHHRLFIPHFRKIAPWLSDVEIGFRISCLLGVRSQMTRSRERTDELTGHALDLADPEIVIAQVIAATAPMFTARPGKHSNAVPNSSRH; encoded by the coding sequence ATGACCAAGAGCACGACACCGGAAAGGCTTCGGACCGCCTGCGAGGAGCTGCTCAGGGCCGCCAGTCGACCCGAGGAGGTGACCGTGCGCGGCATTGCCGAGCGCGCCGGCACCAATATCGGGGCCATCAACTATCATTTCGGCAATGTCGATCACCTGATCGTCACCGTCGCCGAGCGGGTTTATCGCCGCCTCAATGCCGAGCGGCTAACGCTGCTCCATGCGGCCCAGCAGCGCGCCCATCCCGGCCCGGCAGCGGTCGAGGATCTGATCGAAGCGCTGATCGGCCCCTCGATCCGCTGGAGCCTCGATCGCGATTCGAGCTATGGCGTACTGCGGCACATGACCACCCTGGCGCAATCGAGCGGCCACCCGGAAGTTTTCAAGCCGATGATCGAGGATATCGATCACCACCGCCTGTTCATTCCCCATTTCCGCAAGATCGCGCCCTGGCTGAGCGATGTCGAGATCGGCTTTCGCATCTCCTGCCTGCTGGGCGTCCGCTCGCAGATGACGCGCAGCCGAGAGCGGACCGACGAACTCACCGGCCACGCGCTCGATCTTGCCGATCCCGAAATCGTCATCGCCCAGGTCATCGCCGCCACCGCGCCCATGTTCACGGCCCGTCCGGGCAAACATTCAAACGCTGTTCCAAACTCGTCACGCCACTGA
- a CDS encoding MFS transporter gives MHPLVAPALLFLSNALMHITLFIRLPEIATGAGLDKAELGLAMLAGTVGTLLALPIAGTVTDRLTPRVAAASMLCANAAMMPLFALVPGWAIPVMFAVYTFIRSILEVAQNMVAIGIEHRTGKSVLSRSHGFWSVGLLVGSLLAGAIAGVGTVPALHQAIISGLVLVLMAGFLAIAPRSVPLSRLPGAERGPLFAVPTIPVLLVCAMVIGISLTEGTVYDWSVFYLQEVVGIDVATAGVVFAAFTVGMGGTRMVGDMLRARFSGMVLVRGSALVCIAGMTTLLLAEGPIVAGLGLFMLGAGVALNAPLGVTVISRLPGRSPSQNMAAMSLAMLIATFGVPAGFGYVAEYVGLAAVFAGLIPLLVLSFLMAPVAGRFRPRDAQPQPA, from the coding sequence ATGCATCCGCTCGTCGCTCCGGCGCTGTTGTTTTTGTCCAACGCGCTCATGCACATCACGCTGTTCATCCGCCTGCCGGAGATTGCCACCGGCGCCGGGCTGGACAAGGCCGAACTGGGGCTCGCCATGCTGGCAGGCACGGTCGGCACGCTGCTGGCGCTGCCCATCGCCGGCACGGTGACCGACCGGCTGACGCCGCGCGTGGCGGCCGCCTCCATGCTATGCGCCAACGCGGCGATGATGCCGCTGTTCGCGCTGGTGCCGGGCTGGGCGATTCCGGTTATGTTTGCGGTCTATACCTTCATCCGCTCGATCCTCGAGGTGGCCCAGAACATGGTGGCGATCGGGATCGAGCACCGGACGGGGAAGTCGGTGCTTTCGCGCAGTCACGGGTTTTGGTCGGTGGGGCTGCTGGTGGGCTCGCTGCTGGCGGGGGCGATCGCGGGGGTCGGGACGGTTCCGGCGCTGCACCAGGCGATCATCAGCGGGTTGGTGCTGGTGTTGATGGCCGGGTTCCTCGCCATCGCGCCGCGTTCGGTTCCGCTGTCGCGGCTGCCGGGAGCGGAGCGCGGGCCGTTGTTTGCCGTGCCGACCATTCCCGTGCTGCTGGTCTGCGCCATGGTGATCGGGATTTCGCTCACCGAGGGCACGGTTTACGATTGGTCGGTGTTCTATCTTCAGGAGGTGGTGGGGATCGACGTGGCGACGGCGGGGGTGGTTTTCGCCGCCTTTACCGTGGGCATGGGCGGGACGCGGATGGTTGGGGATATGCTGCGGGCGCGGTTTTCGGGAATGGTTCTGGTTCGCGGGAGCGCGCTGGTCTGCATCGCCGGCATGACGACGCTGCTGCTGGCCGAGGGTCCGATCGTCGCCGGGCTGGGGTTGTTCATGTTGGGGGCGGGCGTGGCGCTCAATGCGCCGCTGGGGGTCACCGTCATCTCGCGGCTGCCGGGGCGGTCGCCGTCGCAGAACATGGCGGCGATGTCACTGGCCATGCTGATCGCTACTTTCGGGGTGCCGGCGGGCTTTGGCTACGTCGCCGAATATGTGGGGCTCGCGGCGGTGTTTGCCGGGCTCATTCCCCTTCTGGTCCTCAGTTTCCTCATGGCGCCGGTCGCCGGGCGGTTCCGGCCCCGGGACGCCCAGCCGCAGCCGGCTTGA
- a CDS encoding ABC transporter ATP-binding protein has protein sequence MTAPSPLVRIDDLKVDFDLPRQTVTVVDGVSLTIPRGKTLCLVGESGCGKSVTAKALLRLVENPGRIAGGSITLDREDGPVDIAALAPNDKLLRQIRGGEIALIHQEPMSFLSPLYTIGNQISEGLMLHRKVSKAEARRIGIETLREVGMPDPEAKFDRYTFQLSGGQRQRAMIAMALVSKPKLLIADEPTTALDVTTQANILDLLRRLQETEDMAVLFITHDLGVVEEIADEVAVMYLGKIVEQGPVDDVLSNPRHPYTRGLLASMPRLEGDFKAPLSAIRGMVPTPANRPKGCPFHTRCALAIEGVCDARMPAATMVESGHMVACHAADETAAPVSTPAIAAVPTPAAANARDDTPLLKVENLSKFFPIKAGFLERTVGHVRAVSDISFEIGHGETLGLVGESGCGKSTLAQTLIGIHRADAGKVTFAGREGPVDVLSARGGVAKALRSDMRMVFQDPSGSLNPRLRVRDIIGEVLEVNTSLSRGQIDARVKELLGEVGLSADYAGRYPHAFSGGQRQRVAIARALASDPRLVIADEAVSALDVSVQTQIINLMKRLQRQHGLTYLFVSHDLGVIANISDRVAVMYAGRIVEIGRTEDIFYRPQHPYTEALLAAIPGRSRRGVADKRIEGHAPADGASEQGCAFASRCPYAQPACRASVPALAQSVPGQNVACHRAAELDLSSPVRAA, from the coding sequence ATGACTGCACCCTCACCCCTCGTCCGGATCGACGACCTCAAGGTCGATTTCGACCTGCCCCGCCAGACCGTCACGGTGGTCGACGGCGTCTCGCTCACCATTCCCCGTGGCAAGACCCTGTGCCTTGTCGGTGAAAGCGGTTGCGGCAAATCGGTGACGGCCAAGGCGCTGCTGCGCCTAGTGGAAAATCCTGGCCGCATCGCCGGGGGGTCGATCACGCTGGATCGGGAAGACGGACCCGTCGATATCGCCGCCCTCGCCCCCAACGACAAGCTGCTGCGCCAGATCCGGGGCGGCGAGATCGCGCTGATCCATCAGGAGCCGATGAGCTTCCTTTCCCCGCTCTATACGATCGGCAACCAGATCAGCGAAGGGCTGATGCTGCACCGCAAGGTGAGCAAGGCCGAGGCCCGACGCATCGGCATCGAGACGCTGCGCGAAGTCGGCATGCCGGACCCTGAGGCCAAGTTCGACCGCTATACCTTCCAGCTCTCGGGCGGGCAGCGTCAGCGCGCCATGATCGCCATGGCTTTGGTCAGCAAGCCGAAGCTGCTGATCGCCGACGAGCCTACAACCGCGCTCGATGTCACCACGCAAGCCAATATCCTCGACCTGCTGCGCCGGCTGCAGGAAACCGAGGACATGGCCGTGCTGTTCATCACCCACGATCTTGGCGTGGTCGAGGAAATCGCCGACGAAGTGGCGGTGATGTATCTGGGCAAGATCGTCGAGCAGGGACCGGTCGACGACGTGCTCTCCAACCCACGGCACCCTTATACGCGCGGCCTTCTCGCCTCGATGCCGCGCCTCGAAGGCGACTTCAAGGCTCCGCTCAGTGCCATTCGCGGCATGGTGCCCACCCCCGCCAACCGTCCGAAGGGATGCCCGTTCCATACGCGCTGCGCGCTGGCCATCGAGGGTGTTTGCGATGCGCGGATGCCGGCGGCAACAATGGTGGAGAGCGGCCACATGGTCGCCTGCCACGCGGCGGACGAAACCGCCGCACCGGTATCGACGCCCGCGATCGCGGCCGTGCCGACGCCTGCCGCCGCGAACGCCAGAGACGATACGCCGCTTCTCAAGGTGGAGAATCTCTCGAAATTCTTCCCCATCAAGGCCGGCTTTCTCGAACGCACGGTTGGCCATGTGCGGGCGGTGAGCGATATTTCCTTCGAGATCGGGCATGGCGAGACCCTGGGGCTGGTCGGGGAAAGCGGCTGCGGGAAATCGACCCTCGCCCAGACCCTGATCGGCATCCACCGCGCCGATGCGGGCAAGGTGACCTTCGCCGGCCGGGAGGGTCCGGTCGACGTGCTCTCGGCGCGCGGCGGCGTGGCCAAGGCGTTGCGCAGCGACATGCGCATGGTGTTCCAGGACCCCTCCGGCTCGCTCAACCCGAGGCTGCGGGTGCGCGACATCATCGGGGAGGTTCTGGAAGTCAACACCTCGCTCTCGCGCGGCCAGATCGACGCGCGGGTCAAGGAACTGCTCGGCGAGGTGGGGCTGAGCGCCGACTACGCCGGCCGCTATCCGCACGCCTTTTCCGGCGGCCAACGCCAGCGCGTCGCCATCGCCCGGGCGCTGGCATCCGACCCCCGGCTGGTGATCGCCGACGAGGCGGTATCCGCCCTCGACGTTTCGGTGCAGACCCAGATCATCAATCTGATGAAGCGGCTGCAGCGCCAGCATGGGCTCACCTACCTTTTCGTCTCCCACGACTTGGGGGTGATCGCCAACATCTCGGACCGCGTGGCGGTGATGTATGCGGGGCGGATCGTCGAGATCGGGCGGACCGAGGACATCTTCTACCGCCCGCAGCATCCCTATACCGAAGCGCTGCTTGCGGCCATTCCGGGACGGTCGCGGCGCGGGGTGGCGGACAAACGCATCGAGGGTCATGCGCCCGCCGACGGGGCGAGCGAACAGGGCTGCGCCTTTGCCAGCCGCTGCCCCTACGCTCAACCGGCGTGCCGGGCGAGCGTTCCGGCGCTGGCGCAGTCGGTGCCCGGGCAGAACGTGGCGTGTCACCGGGCGGCCGAGCTCGATCTTTCCTCGCCCGTGCGCGCGGCGTAA
- a CDS encoding ABC transporter permease: MSTIPFGQDKALPDRTIETEIDASEAAIDRTAYEGQWSLMWRKFTRHKLGVAGGVVVIVLYIIAAMPEFFSPTGPEVYHPSYTYAPPQQIHLFLETETGTEFRPHVKAYNSVIDYDSGRRVFETSPDEIHEIGLFVSGEPYRLLGLIPTDIHLFGTIEEGAPFYLAGADRLGRDILTRTIHGARISMTIGLIGVGLSLFFGILIGGISGYFGGVTDNVIQRVIEFIQSVPSIPLWIGLAAAIPLDTPPLQVYFFITIILSVIGWTGLARVVRGRFLSMRGDDFVKAARLDGASTLRVLFRHMLPSFTSHIIAVVTLAIPSMILAETALSYIGIGLRQPIVSWGVLLQEAQNVRTIAGAPWLMLPGAAVIIAVLALNFLGDGLRDAADPYQN, translated from the coding sequence ATGAGCACAATTCCCTTCGGCCAGGACAAGGCCCTCCCCGACCGCACCATCGAAACCGAGATCGACGCCAGCGAGGCGGCGATCGACCGCACCGCCTATGAAGGCCAGTGGTCGCTCATGTGGCGCAAGTTCACCCGGCACAAGCTTGGTGTCGCCGGGGGTGTCGTCGTGATCGTGCTCTATATCATCGCCGCGATGCCGGAGTTCTTCTCGCCCACCGGGCCGGAGGTTTATCACCCCAGCTACACCTATGCTCCGCCGCAGCAGATCCACCTGTTCCTCGAGACCGAAACCGGCACCGAATTCCGTCCCCACGTCAAAGCCTACAATTCGGTGATCGACTACGATTCCGGCCGGCGCGTGTTCGAAACCAGCCCCGACGAAATCCACGAGATCGGCCTTTTCGTTTCCGGCGAGCCGTACCGCCTGCTCGGCCTGATCCCCACCGATATCCACCTTTTCGGAACGATCGAGGAAGGCGCGCCCTTCTATCTCGCCGGTGCCGACCGGCTGGGGCGGGACATCCTCACCCGCACCATCCATGGCGCGCGCATATCGATGACAATCGGGCTGATCGGGGTGGGGCTGAGCCTGTTCTTCGGTATCCTGATCGGCGGGATTTCGGGCTATTTCGGCGGGGTGACCGACAACGTCATCCAGCGCGTGATCGAGTTCATCCAGTCCGTACCCTCGATCCCGCTCTGGATCGGTCTTGCCGCCGCCATTCCACTCGATACGCCACCTTTGCAGGTCTATTTCTTCATCACCATCATTCTTTCGGTGATCGGCTGGACGGGGTTGGCCCGTGTCGTACGCGGACGGTTCCTCTCCATGCGCGGCGACGATTTCGTCAAGGCCGCGCGGCTCGACGGCGCCTCCACCCTGCGCGTGCTCTTCCGGCACATGCTGCCCAGCTTCACCAGCCACATCATCGCCGTCGTGACGCTTGCCATACCCTCGATGATCCTGGCGGAAACCGCCCTCTCCTACATCGGGATAGGCCTGCGCCAGCCGATCGTCTCCTGGGGCGTGCTGCTGCAGGAAGCCCAGAACGTGCGCACCATTGCCGGCGCGCCCTGGCTGATGCTGCCCGGCGCGGCGGTGATCATCGCCGTTCTCGCCCTCAATTTCCTCGGTGACGGCCTGCGCGACGCGGCCGACCCCTATCAGAACTGA